One stretch of Modestobacter marinus DNA includes these proteins:
- a CDS encoding GAF and ANTAR domain-containing protein: MTSGELPHALTVADVLAGVVSRRDQPAWLPSLVSSCADSLGAVGVGLALADASGLIGVAAATAGAGQAGEDLQFALGEGPCRLASASRRPVAAPELAGDERWVEFAPQASGVGIAAAFSVPLQVGAVLLGVLDVYRAVPGPLSQALLPVLEVYAQAATAVLLMLTDSGGRPAGAAELAELADIRPVVHQATGMIAVQLDVDLTTALLRLRAHAFHAGRPMQHLAVDVVARRLTLDHSTTGAQHHRAPAPDAPVPDPSDFKQRNRDEHP, translated from the coding sequence GTGACCAGCGGGGAGCTCCCTCACGCCTTGACGGTGGCCGATGTCCTGGCAGGTGTGGTGTCCCGCAGGGACCAGCCTGCGTGGCTTCCCTCCTTGGTCAGCAGCTGTGCTGACTCCCTGGGGGCCGTAGGGGTGGGCCTGGCCCTGGCGGACGCCTCGGGCCTGATCGGGGTGGCTGCGGCGACCGCAGGTGCCGGCCAGGCTGGGGAGGACCTGCAGTTCGCCCTCGGGGAGGGACCGTGTCGGCTGGCGTCTGCAAGCCGTCGGCCGGTGGCGGCCCCGGAGCTGGCGGGGGACGAGCGGTGGGTGGAGTTCGCGCCGCAGGCATCCGGGGTGGGGATCGCGGCGGCGTTCAGCGTTCCGCTGCAGGTCGGCGCGGTGTTGTTGGGGGTGCTGGACGTGTACCGGGCGGTACCTGGACCACTGTCGCAGGCGCTGCTGCCCGTGCTGGAGGTCTATGCCCAAGCGGCGACGGCCGTGCTGCTCATGCTCACTGACTCCGGCGGGCGGCCCGCGGGCGCGGCGGAGTTGGCCGAGCTGGCTGACATCCGCCCGGTGGTGCACCAGGCCACCGGCATGATCGCCGTCCAGCTCGACGTTGACCTCACCACCGCACTACTGCGGCTGCGCGCACACGCCTTCCACGCCGGTCGCCCGATGCAGCACCTCGCCGTCGACGTCGTCGCCCGCCGCCTGACGTTGGACCACAGCACAACCGGCGCGCAGCACCACCGAGCTCCAGCGCCTGACGCACCCGTCCCTGACCCATCTGATTTCAAGCAGAGGAATCGCGATGAGCACCCGTGA
- a CDS encoding transposase encodes MGRRSKYPEEFRQRAAQLVLDSRRSGRDVAGELGINHETLRNWVAAERRERADGPAALTADERMELARLRRKVAELELEREILKKAAVFFARETGR; translated from the coding sequence ATGGGCCGACGGAGCAAGTACCCCGAGGAGTTCCGGCAGCGAGCCGCGCAGCTGGTGCTCGATAGCCGGCGCAGCGGCCGAGACGTCGCCGGCGAGCTGGGCATCAACCACGAGACGTTGCGCAACTGGGTCGCCGCCGAACGCCGCGAGCGGGCCGATGGGCCCGCCGCGCTCACCGCTGATGAGCGGATGGAGTTGGCCCGCCTTCGGCGCAAGGTAGCCGAGCTGGAACTCGAGCGGGAGATCTTGAAAAAAGCCGCGGTCTTCTTCGCTCGGGAGACGGGCCGGTGA
- a CDS encoding IS3 family transposase: MACAVSAGCSGSAPPASTPGPPAPAGRRPPNSATEAARQAWVEHRRIYGARRLTAEVRDRGHDWNRKRVARLMRLGSIEGVHRRRRGKYGRRAVSTATAPDPVERNFTAARPNQLWVADISYLRTWEGFLYLAVVVDAFSRKVVGWAMADHLRTELVLDAVGMAITTRKPPAGTVHHSDRGTQGGFHRSSQHLDRGGLGHGDSGLEQEGQRCARGGASAVAC; the protein is encoded by the coding sequence ATGGCGTGCGCCGTCTCTGCCGGGTGTTCCGGCTCAGCCCCACCAGCTTCTACGCCTGGGCCGCCCGCGCCGGCGGGCCGACGGCCGCCGAACTCCGCGACCGAGGCTGCCCGTCAAGCCTGGGTCGAGCACCGCCGGATCTACGGCGCCCGCCGGCTGACCGCTGAGGTCCGCGACCGCGGGCACGACTGGAACCGGAAACGGGTTGCCCGCCTGATGCGGCTGGGCTCGATCGAGGGAGTGCACCGGCGCCGGCGAGGCAAGTACGGCCGCCGCGCGGTCTCCACCGCGACCGCCCCGGACCCGGTGGAGCGGAACTTCACCGCGGCCAGACCCAACCAGCTGTGGGTCGCCGACATCTCCTACCTACGCACCTGGGAGGGATTCCTCTATCTGGCGGTCGTCGTCGACGCCTTCAGCCGCAAGGTCGTCGGCTGGGCGATGGCCGACCACCTACGCACCGAACTCGTCCTCGACGCCGTCGGCATGGCCATCACCACCCGCAAACCGCCGGCCGGAACGGTGCACCACTCCGACCGCGGCACGCAGGGTGGATTCCACCGGTCGTCGCAACACCTTGATCGTGGAGGTCTGGGTCATGGCGACAGCGGACTGGAGCAAGAAGGCCAGCGATGTGCCCGAGGGGGTGCGTCGGCAGTGGCGTGCTGA